The proteins below are encoded in one region of Polynucleobacter sp. AP-Nino-20-G2:
- a CDS encoding SulP family inorganic anion transporter encodes MHLFHPKLFDSLKGYNGSLFTKDVLAGITVGIVALPLAMAFAIASGLKPEAGIFTAIIAGGLISLLGGSRVQIGGPAGAFIVIVYGIVDRYGVANLLLATAMSGVFLLLMGALRLGTLIRFIPVAVIIGFTNGIAVLIGLSQIKEFFGLQISKMPAEFFQAIQTLYAAADTINPMALMLSIGSLALLIIWRGLQKHLGHFSQIPGTVIAMGAATIITSVFNLPVDTIGSRFGGIPAGLPSFEWIPISWSTAQFVIAPAITLALLGAIESLLCARIADGLIHDRHDSNQELMAQGIANLVSPFFGGMPATGTIARTVTNIQSGGTTPIAGLIHSVTLLIIILFGAPLAKNIPLASLAAILMFVAWNMGEWKKFLDLKQFRMPYRITMLSVFILTIVLDLTVAIQVGLLLAFITFIYRISSLSRYESANPNDFPDLLHQEGKIAAFRIYGAIFFGAVKLLEKIETELPSQTLLLDFKNVIYIDVSGIDAILELEQTCKSKGVELIICGLAHQPYEMALRGDLLKRLPSDCVCTDLQQGLAAAIR; translated from the coding sequence ATGCATCTTTTCCACCCTAAGCTATTTGATTCCCTAAAGGGCTATAACGGCTCCTTATTTACCAAAGATGTCCTAGCCGGCATTACCGTCGGCATCGTCGCGCTCCCCCTTGCCATGGCGTTTGCTATTGCTAGTGGACTGAAGCCTGAAGCGGGAATCTTTACCGCCATCATCGCAGGTGGGCTCATCTCTCTGCTTGGCGGCAGTCGCGTGCAAATTGGCGGCCCAGCCGGGGCCTTTATTGTCATCGTGTATGGGATTGTCGACCGCTATGGCGTAGCCAATCTACTCTTAGCTACCGCCATGTCGGGAGTATTTTTATTGCTAATGGGCGCACTGAGACTTGGAACATTAATTCGCTTTATTCCAGTTGCCGTCATCATTGGCTTCACCAACGGCATTGCAGTGCTCATCGGACTTTCTCAAATCAAGGAATTCTTTGGTTTGCAGATTTCTAAAATGCCCGCTGAATTTTTTCAAGCTATACAAACCCTCTATGCGGCTGCAGACACCATCAATCCTATGGCCCTAATGCTCTCTATAGGCAGTCTCGCATTGCTCATTATCTGGAGAGGACTACAAAAACACTTGGGTCATTTCAGCCAAATACCCGGCACCGTCATTGCCATGGGCGCAGCTACCATCATCACCAGCGTGTTCAATCTACCGGTAGACACGATCGGTAGTCGCTTTGGCGGCATTCCAGCCGGCCTCCCGAGCTTTGAATGGATTCCCATCAGCTGGAGCACCGCTCAATTTGTGATTGCGCCGGCCATTACCCTGGCGCTATTGGGCGCTATTGAATCACTCCTGTGCGCACGCATTGCCGATGGCCTCATCCATGATCGTCATGATTCCAATCAAGAGCTCATGGCGCAAGGCATAGCAAATCTCGTCAGCCCGTTTTTTGGCGGCATGCCAGCAACTGGCACTATCGCTAGAACTGTGACCAATATTCAAAGCGGTGGAACTACGCCGATCGCCGGATTGATTCACTCAGTCACATTGCTCATCATTATTCTATTTGGTGCGCCACTTGCAAAAAATATTCCTCTTGCCAGCCTAGCGGCCATCCTCATGTTTGTCGCTTGGAATATGGGCGAGTGGAAAAAGTTTTTAGACCTCAAACAATTTCGGATGCCTTATCGTATTACGATGCTGAGTGTTTTCATTCTGACAATCGTGCTTGACCTCACGGTAGCCATCCAGGTGGGATTACTACTGGCATTCATTACCTTCATCTACAGAATTTCCAGCCTGTCGCGCTACGAGTCTGCAAATCCAAATGACTTTCCTGACCTACTACATCAAGAAGGAAAAATTGCCGCCTTTCGCATCTATGGCGCCATCTTTTTTGGAGCCGTAAAGCTGCTAGAAAAGATTGAAACTGAGTTGCCATCCCAAACGCTGCTGCTCGATTTTAAGAATGTGATCTATATCGATGTATCTGGCATAGATGCCATACTAGAGCTTGAACAAACCTGCAAATCCAAGGGAGTCGAGCTGATTATTTGTGGCTTAGCGCATCAACCTTATGAGATGGCGCTTCGCGGCGACCTGCTTAAACGACTGCCGAGTGATTGTGTTTGTACCGATCTACAGCAAGGGCTTGCAGCTGCGATTCGCTAA
- a CDS encoding sulfite exporter TauE/SafE family protein, producing the protein MLTASLLLAIFLGALVSGWHCALMCGGIAAAIEHQGEVKTIPIIPAQSKVQRFYLQLIMHLGRLTTYVLLGACAAWAGAVVWQQNMVPIQRPLFALTSLILLAMGVRILRQGGKSSSAFGKWFGSRVAAYWAKYLGRFTGRSSRWFSGMLWGLVPCGLVYSVLPLAFLSGDVWTGAALMLAFGLGTLPNLLLISTFSAALTQFGQYVWVRYIAAGLLFSAGIFGLYRAWYLPEALLKGGFCIG; encoded by the coding sequence ATGTTAACTGCTAGCCTTCTATTGGCGATCTTTTTGGGCGCCTTGGTCAGCGGGTGGCATTGTGCCCTGATGTGCGGTGGAATTGCAGCTGCGATCGAGCATCAGGGAGAGGTCAAAACGATTCCTATCATTCCCGCTCAGAGCAAGGTACAACGGTTTTATCTTCAATTAATCATGCACTTAGGTCGCTTGACGACATACGTCTTGCTTGGGGCTTGCGCTGCTTGGGCTGGCGCAGTCGTTTGGCAGCAAAACATGGTTCCCATTCAGCGCCCACTCTTTGCTCTGACATCGCTGATTTTATTGGCAATGGGGGTGCGCATATTGCGTCAAGGAGGCAAGAGTTCTAGTGCTTTTGGTAAATGGTTTGGTTCGCGTGTGGCCGCATATTGGGCAAAATACTTAGGGCGTTTTACTGGACGCTCCTCCCGCTGGTTTAGCGGCATGCTGTGGGGTTTGGTGCCCTGCGGTTTGGTATACAGTGTCTTGCCTCTCGCTTTTCTGTCCGGCGATGTTTGGACTGGTGCGGCGCTGATGTTGGCGTTTGGATTGGGTACCTTACCCAATCTTTTGTTGATCTCTACATTTTCTGCAGCTTTGACACAATTTGGTCAGTATGTCTGGGTTCGCTACATTGCGGCTGGACTGCTATTTTCGGCGGGAATTTTTGGTCTTTATCGCGCCTGGTATTTGCCTGAAGCCTTACTAAAAGGCGGCTTTTGTATTGGCTAA
- a CDS encoding FixH family protein: MSEQSANKPWFKQMWPWLLISGPAIAAIGCMITIYLAVNLYADKPVRDGVVKRGLKVEQLKVEQDRK, translated from the coding sequence ATGTCAGAGCAATCAGCAAACAAACCGTGGTTTAAACAAATGTGGCCATGGTTGCTAATCAGTGGGCCGGCAATTGCTGCGATTGGCTGCATGATCACTATTTATCTTGCCGTTAATCTATATGCCGATAAACCAGTGCGTGATGGCGTGGTGAAGCGTGGACTGAAGGTGGAGCAACTTAAAGTAGAGCAGGATCGCAAATGA
- the ccoG gene encoding cytochrome c oxidase accessory protein CcoG yields the protein MSDHSPVGKPIPIDVIEESLYEVRRKIYPRSVSGLFARWRFILVFATQLLFYGLPWVSWNGRQAVLFDLIQRKFYIFGLVLWPQDVIYLTLLLILSALALFLFTAIAGRLFCGYACPQTVYTEIFMWIERKVEGDRFARIRLDGEEWPWGIRKWRLKITKHFLWLLIAFWTGFTFIGYFTPIETLSAAILHLSLGPWQTFWLCFYSFATWGNAGFMREQVCKYMCPYARFQSVMVDKDTFLVTYDRIRGEPRGSRSKSADHASLGLGDCVDCSICVQVCPTGIDIRDGLQYMCIGCGACIDACDQVMEKVDYPKGLIRYTTERAIEDKESNQSAIRHILRPRVLIYAAFITVLTTAFLVSLATRNPLRVDVMRDRGALAREVDGERIENIYRIQIMNASESPMKVHVKAVGLSDLRILNSQGKEITEIEVAPASNQLLPIKVSTTIGANEPGNYPIHFDVSAQEMSGDKPTNRTRDEKSSFIIPR from the coding sequence GTGTCAGATCATTCGCCGGTTGGGAAACCTATCCCTATAGATGTCATCGAGGAATCTCTCTACGAGGTCCGGCGAAAGATTTACCCGCGCTCAGTTAGCGGTCTCTTTGCTCGCTGGCGTTTTATCTTGGTGTTTGCTACTCAATTGCTGTTCTACGGCCTTCCTTGGGTTAGCTGGAATGGCCGTCAGGCGGTACTCTTTGATTTAATTCAGCGTAAGTTCTATATCTTTGGTCTGGTTTTATGGCCCCAGGATGTGATTTATCTCACGCTTCTATTGATACTCTCTGCTTTAGCGCTTTTCTTATTCACTGCGATTGCCGGTCGTTTATTTTGTGGCTACGCTTGCCCGCAAACGGTCTATACCGAGATCTTTATGTGGATCGAGCGCAAGGTCGAGGGCGACCGATTTGCACGTATTCGTTTGGATGGGGAAGAGTGGCCATGGGGTATTCGCAAGTGGCGCCTCAAAATTACCAAGCATTTCTTATGGCTTTTAATTGCCTTTTGGACTGGCTTTACTTTCATTGGCTACTTCACTCCGATTGAAACTTTAAGCGCAGCCATCCTGCATTTATCACTTGGCCCTTGGCAAACCTTCTGGCTATGTTTCTATAGTTTTGCTACTTGGGGTAATGCTGGTTTCATGCGTGAACAGGTATGCAAGTACATGTGTCCATATGCACGCTTCCAAAGTGTGATGGTAGATAAAGATACTTTTCTAGTTACCTACGACAGAATTCGTGGTGAGCCTAGGGGTAGTCGCAGTAAGTCTGCTGACCATGCTAGTTTGGGTTTGGGTGATTGTGTTGATTGCAGTATTTGCGTACAAGTTTGCCCAACCGGAATTGATATTCGAGATGGCTTGCAATATATGTGCATTGGCTGCGGTGCCTGCATTGATGCCTGTGACCAGGTGATGGAGAAAGTGGATTATCCAAAGGGCTTGATTCGCTACACCACCGAGCGTGCCATTGAAGACAAAGAGTCCAATCAAAGCGCAATTCGTCATATCTTGCGCCCACGCGTTTTAATCTATGCCGCGTTTATTACAGTGCTGACGACCGCTTTCTTAGTCTCGCTAGCCACCCGCAATCCATTGCGCGTGGATGTGATGCGTGATCGTGGTGCCTTAGCTCGCGAGGTGGATGGCGAGCGTATTGAGAATATCTATCGTATTCAAATCATGAATGCATCTGAGAGTCCGATGAAGGTTCATGTGAAGGCGGTTGGCTTAAGCGATCTCAGGATTTTGAATTCTCAAGGCAAAGAAATTACTGAAATTGAAGTGGCACCTGCTAGCAATCAGTTGTTGCCGATCAAAGTAAGTACTACTATTGGCGCAAATGAACCTGGAAATTATCCAATTCATTTTGATGTGTCCGCGCAGGAGATGTCGGGTGATAAACCCACCAACAGAACGCGCGATGAAAAATCGAGTTTTATTATTCCCCGCTAA
- a CDS encoding cbb3-type cytochrome c oxidase subunit 3, translating to MELITPYLSAFSTVIGLIFFVGIVWWAWSPSRQSANEESAELPFDLPDEFSKDKS from the coding sequence ATGGAACTGATCACACCTTATCTCTCCGCTTTTTCAACAGTCATTGGACTGATCTTTTTTGTTGGGATTGTTTGGTGGGCTTGGTCTCCAAGTCGGCAGTCTGCTAATGAGGAGTCAGCCGAGCTTCCGTTTGATCTTCCAGATGAATTTAGTAAGGACAAATCATGA
- a CDS encoding helix-turn-helix domain-containing protein, with translation MNYTSSDAPSSKCSVCVLGQFCLPVGISSSDIAKIDTLVKERVHLQKGESLYRHGELLNAVYSVRFGTFKTEYCLEDGRQQVIGFHLPGEILGLDGIGDGHYQSDAIALEESEVCIIRYEAFEDLARQIPVLQQQFHRILSRELTQDQRHLLSLGSLRAEERLAAFLLNLSQRLAARGYLNNEFDLRMSRVEIGSYLGIQIETVSRMLSRFAESGLIQIKQRHIKLIDMDGLYELASIPNPDRTVQIKSAGA, from the coding sequence ATGAATTACACCAGCTCGGATGCCCCTAGTAGCAAATGCTCAGTATGTGTACTGGGTCAGTTTTGCTTGCCAGTAGGCATCAGCTCAAGCGATATCGCCAAGATTGACACCCTCGTTAAAGAGCGGGTCCACCTACAAAAGGGGGAAAGCCTCTATCGGCATGGCGAACTCCTGAATGCGGTTTATAGCGTTCGCTTTGGAACCTTCAAAACAGAATACTGCCTTGAAGATGGACGCCAACAAGTGATCGGCTTTCATCTGCCCGGAGAAATTCTGGGTCTCGATGGCATTGGCGATGGTCACTACCAGTCGGATGCTATCGCCCTGGAAGAGAGTGAAGTGTGCATCATTCGCTATGAAGCCTTTGAAGATTTAGCACGCCAGATTCCAGTACTTCAACAACAGTTTCATCGCATCCTGAGTCGTGAGCTTACTCAGGATCAACGTCACCTACTATCACTTGGAAGTTTGCGCGCGGAAGAGCGTTTAGCGGCTTTCTTGCTCAATCTTTCTCAACGACTTGCCGCTCGAGGTTATCTCAACAATGAATTTGATTTACGAATGAGTCGCGTAGAGATTGGTAGCTACTTAGGGATTCAAATTGAAACCGTTAGTCGCATGCTTTCTCGCTTTGCAGAGTCAGGCTTGATTCAAATTAAACAGCGGCACATTAAGCTCATCGATATGGATGGGCTCTATGAATTAGCCAGCATTCCCAATCCAGACCGCACCGTTCAGATCAAGTCCGCAGGCGCTTAA
- the ccoO gene encoding cytochrome-c oxidase, cbb3-type subunit II: MSSENKFFSHGTLEKNVGWLIIATIVVVSIAGLVQIVPLFFQHTTTEPSPGVVPYTALRLAGRDIYQREGCVGCHSQQIRTLRSEVERYGPYSLAGESVFDHPFLWGSKRTGPDLARVGGRYSDAWHQIHLNNPRDVVPESNMPGYPWLQKNAADASSIQSHMVAMRRLGVPYTDEDIANAPKELEGKTEMDALVAYLQGLGISRRYITVDEVVAK, from the coding sequence ATGTCTAGTGAAAATAAATTCTTTTCCCATGGAACGCTTGAGAAGAACGTTGGCTGGCTAATTATTGCCACCATCGTAGTAGTTTCCATTGCTGGTTTGGTTCAAATTGTTCCGCTGTTCTTTCAGCACACGACTACGGAGCCAAGCCCGGGCGTTGTGCCCTATACAGCGTTGCGATTGGCTGGCCGTGACATCTATCAGCGTGAGGGTTGTGTTGGTTGCCATTCTCAGCAGATCCGTACTCTGCGCTCTGAGGTTGAGCGTTATGGCCCTTACTCTTTAGCTGGTGAGTCAGTATTTGATCATCCATTCCTTTGGGGTAGTAAGCGTACCGGTCCAGATTTGGCTCGTGTTGGTGGTCGCTACTCTGACGCTTGGCATCAGATTCACCTGAACAATCCGCGTGATGTAGTTCCTGAGTCCAATATGCCTGGATATCCTTGGTTGCAGAAGAATGCTGCAGATGCTTCTTCTATTCAGTCTCATATGGTTGCGATGCGTCGTCTCGGAGTTCCTTATACGGATGAAGATATTGCGAATGCTCCCAAGGAATTAGAAGGTAAAACGGAGATGGATGCTTTAGTTGCTTACCTTCAAGGTTTGGGTATTTCGCGTCGCTACATCACTGTTGATGAAGTGGTAGCAAAGTAA
- the ccoP gene encoding cytochrome-c oxidase, cbb3-type subunit III, with product MSDFFSSGWSNYIALVSLVGIVWCIWLLFSQRKAKVVHTADGAVADTGHVWDGDLRELNNPLPRWWMWMFLLSCIFALVYLALYPGLGSYPGILGYSTDGALMNSMTNANDELKPVYAKYVKMDIEQVAADPKAREMGQRLFLNSCAQCHGSDAGGSKGFPNLTDGDWLYGGSPENIKATITNGRGGVMPPFPQLDSKQIVDVANYVRSLSGLPADDLKAARGAEVFKANCAACHGADGKGNIALGAPNLTDKTWLYGSSEATIVETVTKGRMAMMPAQDKVLSPEKIHLLTAYVWGLSNNKPAQAQ from the coding sequence ATGAGTGATTTTTTTAGCAGCGGTTGGAGTAACTACATCGCACTCGTTTCATTAGTCGGCATCGTTTGGTGTATCTGGCTACTGTTTTCGCAACGCAAGGCTAAGGTAGTGCACACGGCCGATGGCGCGGTTGCAGACACTGGTCATGTATGGGATGGTGATCTTCGTGAGTTGAATAATCCATTGCCACGTTGGTGGATGTGGATGTTCTTGCTGTCATGCATCTTTGCTTTGGTGTACTTGGCTCTGTATCCTGGTTTGGGTTCTTATCCAGGCATCTTGGGTTACAGCACAGATGGCGCACTCATGAATTCCATGACAAACGCCAATGATGAGTTAAAACCGGTTTACGCTAAATACGTGAAGATGGATATTGAGCAAGTTGCGGCAGATCCAAAAGCGCGTGAAATGGGTCAACGCTTGTTCTTGAACTCCTGCGCTCAATGTCACGGTTCAGATGCTGGTGGCTCTAAAGGCTTCCCGAATTTGACTGACGGTGACTGGCTCTATGGCGGTTCACCAGAAAATATCAAAGCTACTATTACCAATGGCCGTGGCGGTGTTATGCCTCCATTCCCACAATTAGATAGCAAGCAAATTGTTGATGTTGCCAACTATGTTCGCAGTCTCTCAGGTTTGCCAGCAGATGACTTAAAAGCGGCCCGTGGTGCTGAAGTATTTAAAGCGAATTGTGCGGCCTGTCACGGTGCTGACGGCAAAGGCAATATTGCATTGGGCGCACCCAATTTGACTGATAAAACTTGGTTATATGGCAGCTCAGAAGCAACAATTGTTGAAACAGTCACTAAAGGTCGCATGGCAATGATGCCTGCTCAAGACAAAGTGCTTAGTCCTGAGAAGATTCATCTGTTAACTGCCTATGTTTGGGGCCTATCTAACAATAAACCAGCTCAAGCTCAATAA
- a CDS encoding DUF2177 family protein: MLKYLAVYCSFLLSLVIIDLIWLLGIAKNLYRDDMGSLMASEPKLLAGLSFYLFYALGTTIFVILPAISKQSWIYAVQYGALFGFFCYMTYDLTNLAVIRDFPTRLAFIDIAWGSSVTALAAGIAYWIGNRVA, from the coding sequence TTGCTCAAGTACTTGGCGGTGTATTGCTCCTTTCTTCTGTCATTAGTCATCATTGATTTAATTTGGCTATTGGGCATCGCCAAGAATCTATATCGCGATGACATGGGCTCCCTCATGGCAAGCGAGCCAAAACTCTTGGCCGGGCTTAGTTTTTATCTGTTTTATGCGCTAGGAACTACGATTTTCGTGATCCTACCAGCCATCTCTAAGCAGTCCTGGATTTATGCAGTGCAATATGGCGCCTTATTTGGCTTCTTTTGCTACATGACCTACGACCTCACCAATCTAGCGGTGATTCGCGATTTTCCAACTCGCCTAGCTTTCATTGATATCGCATGGGGCAGTAGCGTTACCGCCCTTGCTGCTGGGATTGCCTACTGGATTGGCAATAGAGTAGCTTAA